CAGTTCTGATAATGCTTTCAAATGAGACGAATGGTCGACAGCACAAAGGCAGACTACTATCTTTACTGGATCGTTTTCTTTGTTTCCAAAATTAACCGGATTTTTTAAAGTAATAAGACTCATGCCAATTTCTTTTGCCCCTTCTTCTGGCCTTGCATGAGGCATAGCTATGCCCGGAGCAATTACGATGTAAGGCCCAGTCTTTTTTACATTATTAATCATTGCTTCAATATAATTTTGCGTGGCAAACCCTTTTTCTACAAGAAGCTCACCTCCTATCCTAATAGCCTCTTCCCAATCTTTTGCTTCTACGTTTAGCACAATTGTGTCTTCTACCAAGACGTCTTTTAACACAGGCTGAACATCTCCTCTCTCGCAATTGTGAATACTCGGTATTTCAAAGAATTTCATTAATTCTTCTTTTAGTTTTTCTCTTTCCCTTATATCCGCGTATTTTTCAACTGCCTTAATTATTTCTTCAACTTTATTTGCTTCATCGTATTTCCGCTTGACTCTAGTAATATAATTTTCCAGCCGTCGGATATCCCTTTCTTTTAGCAAAGGATTCACAACTACCGCCCTGACATTTACATCTTCTTCTCGCACAGGAATACTTGACACTATCAAATCTACCTTTTTTTCTTTTATAACTTCCTTTGCCTGTCTGTAGGAGACAGCATCGACAATGTCTATATCGAATATAGATTGCAATCTCGACGACAAAAGCTTTGCCGTGCCTATTCCTGTCCCGCAGACTACCAAAATTTTAGGTTTTGCGATATCCTTACTTTTTAGCCTTTCCAAAGCTGCACCGAAATGTAGCACAAAATAACCTACTTCTTCGTCGGGTACGCTTTTCTGGGTGTAGACTTCTAAAGGCTTTAACGATATTTTTACAATCTCGAAAAGCTCTTTATAATTTAACTTAATTTCGTCCAGTATGGGATTTTTTATCCCAAGGTCGTGCCTCAACCTGTAAACTGTGGGTCTCAAGTGCTCTAATAAGCCATCAAATAATTGCTTATCCTTAGACAAATCTATACTCAAATTACTGCTTACGAGTGAAATAATTTGGTGAACCAAAATTTGATATTCCATCCAATTTTCGTCTTGTATATTTTTTGTCTTTGTTGTCGTACTTCCAAGCAAGTGAACGGCTATATATCCAATCTCTTCAATTGGAATCGAAACATTATAATATTCTTCCAGCATTTTTGCTATATTCGAAGCTACCGCAAATTCCTTTGTTATTTTTAATGACTCCAGCTCCTCCTGCGGCATGACTATGTCCTTGCCCAATTTTATCCTCTTTATAGCCATTGCGATATGAACCACAAACCCCGAAAAAGCAGCATCAGAAAAAACTATGTTCAGTTCCCTTTCCGCAACTTTCAAGCATTCTTCTATATACTTTATGTCTATATCTTTAAAAAGCTTTGCCCCATATCCATCGAACAGCTCTTCTCTTGAAAAGTACAAGCTCTCTTTGAACACTTCTAAAAACCTGTATATATCGACGGTTTCCGTTAAAAGTTCGATTGCTGCTCGCCTCAGTTGTTTTTCCTCTCCTATTATCTTCAACCCACGCCTCGGCAGTGCTACTAGTTCCAGGCCGTGACTGCTCAGCCAATTCCTTACTTTTTTCAGGTCCTTTAAAACAGTACTCCTTGAAACCTTGAGCATGTCCGCAAGCTGATTTATATTGATATAATCTTTCTGCTGTATGAGCTCACTTATTATAAAATTAATTCTCTCCTTTTGGGACAGGACGTAATCTGCAAAATTGGATTGATTTAAGAGAGAAAAAAGTCTCTTTTCATCCTCCAACGCTGGGCTAAATTTCACTCCTACATTCGGCTTTCGCAATAATTGTGGCAAATTGTTATCCTTTAAAAAATTATCGATCGCATCTAAATCATACCTTACAGTCCTTTTGCTGACCTGAAACATTCCGGCAAGTTCCGCTATTTTAAGCGGCCTTTTTGAGTTTATAAGTTTTTTGAGAATCTTAATAGATCTTTCATTGAGAGGAATAGCAAATCACCTCTTCAATTTTTATTTTATTTCAACAATATTCATCTTAAAAGCTCAACCTTTTGCAATACATTTGTGGCAATGTATGCACTAAATATAAAAAGGGAGCATATAAGCTCCCATTCCATATTCCTCAAACTCGCGATTCATTCGCCCGGCAAACTCCTTCGCCTTTTCAAAATCCCTGCCGCAATCGTATACTTCCCAAAGCTTTCTCACCGAAATCAGGGCGACCTTTCTAGATTCCCAACTAAGTTCACAGTTATTAAGACATCTTTTTTATGGTATAATATATGTCGAGAGGTGATGATAAATGAAAACCACATTGTATGTCAACAGAAAACTGCTGGAAGAAGCTATGCGGTTGTTGGGGACCAACAAGATGACCGAAGCTGTAAATAAAGCTCTTGAGGATTTCGTTCGCCGGTGTAAATTAGAGAGGCTAGCAAACCGCATTGGCAATACCGAACTTACTTTAGACAAATCTGATTTGGAGGAAATGCGCAAGGATGAGAGATAAATATCTCGTCGATACTTCTATATGGATAGAAAGCTTGAAAAGAAACGGTGACGTAAAAATACAACAATGGATGAAAAGGGCATTGTTGGAGGAAAGGGTTGTCATCGCTCCGATTATCAAAGTCGAGATTTTATCCGGTGCTGTAAATGAAAAACAGTTTATCGAACTTAAAGAGGAGCTTGATTCGCTAACCGTTTTGGGCAAGGAACCCGAGGTATGGGAAAAAACCGCCAATCTGAACTTTACCCTCCGGCGAAAGGGGTTTAATATACCCCTGACCGATGTTTTAATTAGCACATGGGCTTTAATATACGATTGTGTTTTGGTACATCAGGACAGGCATTATGAGATGATAAGAGAAGTCGAAGGTAATTTGAAAACACTAAATTTCCTCGATTAGAAACCTTCGCACATCAGCCCCCTACGGTGATCTTTCAGCCAATTCACAGCAAAAGCGGCAAGTAATGTGGTTCCAATCGAAAGTACGCTTTCATCAATATCGAACTTAATTTATAATTACAAATTCTCCGGGGAACCTAAAAAAAGGGAGCTCAAAATAAGCTCCCTCGTTATTTCCAATTGATGGACTTGAATTTTCTTACCTGTTCCGTAATCGCCCTTTCGGCCGGCAGCCTTTCCATAGAAGATGCTCCGAAAAATCCCACAACGTTTTTGGTTTTGGAAAGCACGTACTGTGCATCTTCGGGTTCAGCTATCGGGCCTCCGTGACATAAAACTATGACGTCAGGATTGATGGCTTTCGCAGCATCGCAAATTTCCTGTATTCTTTCAACGGATTCATCAAGGGTAATGGCCGTCTTTGCCCCTATGGTGCCGCTTGTAGTAAGTCCCATGTGGGCAACAATGACATCCGCACCAGCTTTTGTCATCTTTTCCGCATCTTCCGGAGTAAATACGTATGGGCAGGTTAACAGGTCCATTTCGTGGGCCATAGCTATCATCTCAACTTCCAGATCGTATCCCATACCTGTTTCTTCAAGGTTTTGCCTGAATTTCCCATCAAAAAGACCTACTGTGGGGAAGTTTTGAACTCCCGTAAAACCAGCTTCCTTTATCTCTCTTAAGAAAATCTTCATAACTCTAAAAGGATCCGTACCGCAGACTCCTGCAAGCACGGGAGTATTTTTTACTATCGGTAGCACTTCCCTACCCATTTCCATGACTATAGCGTTTGCATCTCCATATGGCAATAGTCCTGCCAAAGAACCCCTGCCTGCCATTCTATACCTTCCAGAGTTATATATTATAATTAAATCCACTCCTCCCGCTTCGGCACACTTTGCAGATATCCCCGTCCCAGCACCTGCACCAATTATAGGCTTTCCTTCGGCTACCTGCTTTCTTAATCTTTCTAATGCTTCTTTTCTTGTAATCATTATTTATTTCCCTCCCATTTTTTTATTAATTCTAATAATTTATTTGCAACAAACTCCGCATATTCGGGGTCGTTAATATGTAAATCAAGCTCTATTAATTCCACAGGCGGTTTTACATTCTCTTTCAATGCTTCAAAAAGAGCCTTATCAGCATCGGGATCGTAAAAGGGCTTACCTGCTGCATCAATCGCAGAAACTCCCTTTTTGGGAATGATAACTGCTGTTGGGCCTTTCGCTTGGCTTACCTTTTTACCAATAATTTCTCCCAACTTTTTTGATTCTTCAGGAGTTGTTCGTATCAGGGTTACCGTGGGATTGTGTTTATAAAGCTTTCTGTTTTTATAGCTCTCGGGAACCGTATCTATCGGACCGAAATTACACATGTCAAGAGCTCCCGGGCATACAACTTGAGGTATTCCCTTTTTTGCTGCAGCTTCCAATCTGTGAGGTCCCGCCGAGAGTACGCCGCCGCAAAGCTCGTCTACCCACTCGGTGGTAGTAATATCCGCAACCGCTGTAATTATTCCATCCTCAATTAAACTTTCCATTGCTTGTCCGCCCGTCCCGGTTGCATGGAATACTAAAACCTCGTAGCCGTTTTGTTCAAGGATTTCCCTCACCCTTGTAACGCAGGGCGTAGTTACACCAAACATAGTAGCACCTATCACCGGTTTTTCGTTTTCGGTTTGCAACTTCGCATTCACCATTCCGCAAATCGCTCCAGCTGCATTTGCAATAATTTGTTTTGAAAGCCTGTTTAAACCCGAAACATCAACAATCGAATACATCATCGTAATGTCTTTAGTTCCTACGTAGGGTCTTGTATCGCCGGAAGCAAGGGTGGAAACCATTACCTTTGGAAAACCCGCGGGGAGCTTTTTCATAGCAGCCGTAGCTATGGATGTACCTGCAGAACCTCCTAAGGATACAATACCGTCTATTTTCCCCTCGTCATACAGTCTCTTCACTATGATAGAGGCTCCCGTTGCCATTGCCGTCACGGATTCTCCTCTATCCCTTTTTTCAAGAAGGGAATTTAGATCCACTCCTGCTGCCACTGCAACTTCATCGCGTTTAATGTCAGGCTCGAAATAAGGGGGATCCAAAATTCCGGCATCGATGACAATCGTCTTGCACCCGAATTCTTCTACCTTTTCTTTCAGGTACTTGAATTCCGCACCCTTTGTATCAAGGGTTCCAAGTATTGCCACGACTTTACTCAAAAAAATCACCTCCCGAAAATAGTCTGCTTTCAGGAGGTTGCAAGGTTTGTGCCAGTAAATTTATTCGATTTTTACGTGCTATTGATTAATTATTGTGAATGTAATTTCACAATATACTGTGCAACTTGTAAACCTTAAAGTTACAGGTCAAACGAGGCATTATCGTAACCCATTTTTTTTAATCTGTTATATAGCGTGCGCCTGCTAATTCCAAGCATTTGTGCTGCCCTTGTCTTATTGAAATTGCACTGTCTTAAGACCTCGATTAATTTCCTACTTTCATCCCCATTACAGTGCTTTGAAACTTTATTTTCGTCAAAATTTTCACGGTCATTTCGCCACATTAGTTTTTCCCTTAAAAGATTTGCTGCCCTATCGCCAAACGTAAGCATTTTTTCATTAGAAAAGACAAGCAATGCATGGATGAAATTTTCTAATTCCCTTACATTTCCGGGCCAACTATACTTTTTAAGATTTTTAATAAGCTTTGGATCTATTTTGGGAACCGGTATGCCGTTTTTTTGGCAGTAGCGCTTTACTATCTCTTCAACAATTTCCGGTAAGTCTTCTAAATGCATCCTCAAAGGAGGCATATTTATATTTATAACATTTAATCTCCAGAATAAATCTTCGCGAAACTTGCCTTCCCTTACCATTTCAGATAAATCTTTGTTTGTACAAGCTATTATTCTCACGTTAACCTTTATCAGCTTTTCTCCTCCTACCCTGTAAAACTCTTGATTTTCTATCGCCCTTAAAAGTTTAGCCTGAAGGCTTAAAGGGATTTCGCCTATTTCATCCAAAACAAGAGTTCCTCTGTTTGCAAGTTCAAATTTGCCCGTTTGTTTTTTAATCGCACCCGTAAAGGCACCGGCTTCGTGACCGAAAAGCTCGCTTTCAAGTAAGTTTTCGGGAAGGCTCGCGCAATTTATTTTTATAAGAGGTTTATCCCTTCTAAAGCTTAACTCATGTATAGCTTCCGCCACCAACTCTTTACCAGTGCCGCTTTCTCCGGTTACAAGCACCGTAATGTCACTCGGCGCCACCTTCTTTATAATCTCGTAGATATTTTGCATTGCCTGTGAGCTGCCCACAAGGTTTCCCAATCTCGTAATTTCCTTTTGACTAATTCCCTTTAAAAGATGGGTTAAGCTAGAAATGGTTTCCCTCACGTAATTGCTGTCTATTGCCGAACCACCGATATAACCATGAACCTTTGTCCCCCTTGCCTTTATTCCTTTTAAAAAATCCCTTATACTTTCGGGGTAACCCAAAGGTCCACCGTAAACCATTAAGATTTTGTCGCTTTCTCTTGCCGCTATTTTTTTATAAACTCTGCAGTATAGATTTACGGCATCTTCTAAGGGCATGAAGGTTTTTATGTTTCCTTCTCCGCCGCTTGTAAATCCGAAATGCACGCATATAACATCGGCTCCAGCTTCCAGCATTTCTTCCGCTTCAATTTCCGTTTGCACAAAAGCCACGGTAAATATACCCATTTGTGCAGCAAGCTTTATCAAATTTACCTCGTTTTCAAACCCCAGTCCCTGCTCTTCTGCTACTAATCTGAAATTTCCATCAATTATAGAAAGCGTTGGATAATTTACGACCCCGCTGAAGCCGTAATTTTTTATTTTTTCTAAAAGTTCTTCATGCGAATATTTGGGATCTGTGGCGCAAAGTCCTGCAATAACGGGAACGTTTTTTACCTTGGGTATAATTTCGCTCACGCCAAAACTAATTACCATATCATTGGCATTGGCGTAAGGAAGGTATCCAGCAAGGGAGGGAACTCCTGCCATACGGAATCTTCCGGAATTAAACAAGAACAAAAGATCGGCCCCGCCTTCTTCAGCGTACTTAGCGGCAAACCCACTTCCAACTCCCGCTCCAATAATTAGCCTGCCTTGTTCGACAACCTTCCATAACTTTTTATTTATAATATTTCTATCCCTTAAATCCGCCAATCCAAGGACACCTCTTAAAAGAAGTTTTTTATAAAAACTTCTATATTTAAACGAAAATTCCTTCCTTCCCTGATTAATGAATTTACGAAAAAGATAAAAAGATAAAAAATAGACATAATACCAAAAAAACTATAAATATTTTACACAAACGCCAATAAACTAAAGGCCATGACGGCCATACCGGTTACGAAGCCGTAAACCGAAAGGTGGTGCTCACCGTATTCGCGGGCCGAGGGGAGAAGCTCATCAATGGAAATAAAAACCATTATCCCCGCGATGCATGCAAATATCACTCCTATAACAAGGTCGTTCACGAAGGGAAACAGTATCAGATAAAATATCGCGGCGCCAAGGGGTTCCGAAAGGCCCGAAAGGAAGGAATAGAGGAAGGCCTTTTTCTTGTCCCCGGTGGCGTAGAAAATCGGCACCGATACCGCTATGCCCTCAGGTATATTGTGAATGGCTATAGCAACGACGACAGGTATGGCGATGGATACTTCCTGCAAGGCAGATGCGAAAGCCGCAAATCCTTCCGGAAAGTTGTGCACTGCCACCGCGACTGCTGTCAAAAATCCGGTCCTCAGAAGTTTTCCTTCTACTTCCCCGCTTTCTCTTATTTTCTCCACCCGCTGCATTTCGTGGGGGTTTCCCTCACTGGGAACAAGTTTATCGATGAGTGCTATGAGAAAAACTCCGGCAAAAAAGGAAATGATACTGAGAAAAGAGCCCAATTTTGCCCCCAAAGCATTACTTAAAATTTCCATTGATTTTGACAGTAATTCAACAAAAGAAACGTATACCATAACGCCCGCCGAAAGACCTAGGCTAACCGACAGAAATTTCGTGTTGGTCTTTTTGGCATAGAATGCTATGGCACTTCCT
The Caldanaerovirga acetigignens genome window above contains:
- a CDS encoding phosphoenolpyruvate hydrolase family protein; this translates as MITRKEALERLRKQVAEGKPIIGAGAGTGISAKCAEAGGVDLIIIYNSGRYRMAGRGSLAGLLPYGDANAIVMEMGREVLPIVKNTPVLAGVCGTDPFRVMKIFLREIKEAGFTGVQNFPTVGLFDGKFRQNLEETGMGYDLEVEMIAMAHEMDLLTCPYVFTPEDAEKMTKAGADVIVAHMGLTTSGTIGAKTAITLDESVERIQEICDAAKAINPDVIVLCHGGPIAEPEDAQYVLSKTKNVVGFFGASSMERLPAERAITEQVRKFKSINWK
- the vapC gene encoding type II toxin-antitoxin system VapC family toxin; the protein is MRDKYLVDTSIWIESLKRNGDVKIQQWMKRALLEERVVIAPIIKVEILSGAVNEKQFIELKEELDSLTVLGKEPEVWEKTANLNFTLRRKGFNIPLTDVLISTWALIYDCVLVHQDRHYEMIREVEGNLKTLNFLD
- a CDS encoding Tm-1-like ATP-binding domain-containing protein → MSKVVAILGTLDTKGAEFKYLKEKVEEFGCKTIVIDAGILDPPYFEPDIKRDEVAVAAGVDLNSLLEKRDRGESVTAMATGASIIVKRLYDEGKIDGIVSLGGSAGTSIATAAMKKLPAGFPKVMVSTLASGDTRPYVGTKDITMMYSIVDVSGLNRLSKQIIANAAGAICGMVNAKLQTENEKPVIGATMFGVTTPCVTRVREILEQNGYEVLVFHATGTGGQAMESLIEDGIITAVADITTTEWVDELCGGVLSAGPHRLEAAAKKGIPQVVCPGALDMCNFGPIDTVPESYKNRKLYKHNPTVTLIRTTPEESKKLGEIIGKKVSQAKGPTAVIIPKKGVSAIDAAGKPFYDPDADKALFEALKENVKPPVELIELDLHINDPEYAEFVANKLLELIKKWEGNK
- a CDS encoding phosphoenolpyruvate hydrolase family protein; protein product: MADLRDRNIINKKLWKVVEQGRLIIGAGVGSGFAAKYAEEGGADLLFLFNSGRFRMAGVPSLAGYLPYANANDMVISFGVSEIIPKVKNVPVIAGLCATDPKYSHEELLEKIKNYGFSGVVNYPTLSIIDGNFRLVAEEQGLGFENEVNLIKLAAQMGIFTVAFVQTEIEAEEMLEAGADVICVHFGFTSGGEGNIKTFMPLEDAVNLYCRVYKKIAARESDKILMVYGGPLGYPESIRDFLKGIKARGTKVHGYIGGSAIDSNYVRETISSLTHLLKGISQKEITRLGNLVGSSQAMQNIYEIIKKVAPSDITVLVTGESGTGKELVAEAIHELSFRRDKPLIKINCASLPENLLESELFGHEAGAFTGAIKKQTGKFELANRGTLVLDEIGEIPLSLQAKLLRAIENQEFYRVGGEKLIKVNVRIIACTNKDLSEMVREGKFREDLFWRLNVININMPPLRMHLEDLPEIVEEIVKRYCQKNGIPVPKIDPKLIKNLKKYSWPGNVRELENFIHALLVFSNEKMLTFGDRAANLLREKLMWRNDRENFDENKVSKHCNGDESRKLIEVLRQCNFNKTRAAQMLGISRRTLYNRLKKMGYDNASFDL
- a CDS encoding PRD domain-containing protein, whose translation is MPLNERSIKILKKLINSKRPLKIAELAGMFQVSKRTVRYDLDAIDNFLKDNNLPQLLRKPNVGVKFSPALEDEKRLFSLLNQSNFADYVLSQKERINFIISELIQQKDYININQLADMLKVSRSTVLKDLKKVRNWLSSHGLELVALPRRGLKIIGEEKQLRRAAIELLTETVDIYRFLEVFKESLYFSREELFDGYGAKLFKDIDIKYIEECLKVAERELNIVFSDAAFSGFVVHIAMAIKRIKLGKDIVMPQEELESLKITKEFAVASNIAKMLEEYYNVSIPIEEIGYIAVHLLGSTTTKTKNIQDENWMEYQILVHQIISLVSSNLSIDLSKDKQLFDGLLEHLRPTVYRLRHDLGIKNPILDEIKLNYKELFEIVKISLKPLEVYTQKSVPDEEVGYFVLHFGAALERLKSKDIAKPKILVVCGTGIGTAKLLSSRLQSIFDIDIVDAVSYRQAKEVIKEKKVDLIVSSIPVREEDVNVRAVVVNPLLKERDIRRLENYITRVKRKYDEANKVEEIIKAVEKYADIREREKLKEELMKFFEIPSIHNCERGDVQPVLKDVLVEDTIVLNVEAKDWEEAIRIGGELLVEKGFATQNYIEAMINNVKKTGPYIVIAPGIAMPHARPEEGAKEIGMSLITLKNPVNFGNKENDPVKIVVCLCAVDHSSHLKALSELVQLLGDKEKVKKILEAKEAKEIISLMS
- the zupT gene encoding zinc transporter ZupT — protein: MNNVIRAFLLTLFAGLSTGIGSAIAFYAKKTNTKFLSVSLGLSAGVMVYVSFVELLSKSMEILSNALGAKLGSFLSIISFFAGVFLIALIDKLVPSEGNPHEMQRVEKIRESGEVEGKLLRTGFLTAVAVAVHNFPEGFAAFASALQEVSIAIPVVVAIAIHNIPEGIAVSVPIFYATGDKKKAFLYSFLSGLSEPLGAAIFYLILFPFVNDLVIGVIFACIAGIMVFISIDELLPSAREYGEHHLSVYGFVTGMAVMAFSLLAFV
- a CDS encoding type II toxin-antitoxin system VapB family antitoxin, with amino-acid sequence MKTTLYVNRKLLEEAMRLLGTNKMTEAVNKALEDFVRRCKLERLANRIGNTELTLDKSDLEEMRKDER